Proteins from one Podospora pseudocomata strain CBS 415.72m chromosome 4, whole genome shotgun sequence genomic window:
- a CDS encoding hypothetical protein (COG:S; EggNog:ENOG503NYPQ), with amino-acid sequence MAVKDELRILTPIGMLGYSFDEHLYWTEIENGVDAIILDSGSTDSGPSRLALGLTSASREAYERDLKLLVTASANKHIPVLIGSAGGDGTNAHVQLLVDIVNEVVEREKYRQLKIVTIHSEITKSEVRASLGRGEITPCGGGVPELLSSDIDDAVVIVAQMGLEPWVQAMRDHPDFDIIIAGRSYDPAPYAAFCVHNGFPDLGLAHHMGKIMECGAVCATPKSAEALAIVRQDCFEIRPLNPVAKCTPLSVAAHTMYEKPRPDLLAGPGGILDVRDSTYTQLPDSRTIRVTGSKFIPFSPDQSSPEPSVSNTKYTIKLEAAKVTGHLAIFIGGIRDPIMQSQLNDLLVPMIKKRLHQVYTFDFDLSFKFYGQTPLIPGIAPQPAHFPTEIGVLGKVLAQTPAQAKAVANLAKVYFVHAPYPGQVATAGNFAMPLAPCDISVGPATQFCMYHLMEIDDPVASFPISVQTVGRVLAPEEIQTNGTHPKEISPLEKLKSSRPLFPPSLIAPELTCFPKSALPSSVPLYKLAKTLRTKNAGPYSVTLDILFPTREVFELVVESGVLTRGGLAEMYGIRKEDITEFMFWEPALAFKATWPRRRVSGSWDDDDVHASGGHVGVMGIEVVVPAGFSLNGEAWL; translated from the exons ATGGCGGTAAAGGACGAACTCAGGATCCTCACGCCAATTGGCATGCTAGGGTACTCCTTCGACGAGCACCTGTACTGGACCGAGATAGAGAACGGCGTCGACGCTATCATCCTCGACAGTGGCTCTACAGACAGTGGGCCCTCGCGCCTGGCCTTGGGACTGACGTCTGCTTCGCGAGAGGCATATGAGCGGGACCTCAAGCTTCTTGTCACCGCCAGCGCGAACAAACACATCCCCGTTCTTATCG GCTCTGCCGGAGGCGACGGAACAAATGCCCACGTGCAGCTTCTTGTCGACATCGTCAACGAGGTTGTCGAAAGGGAAAAGTATCGCCAACTAAAGATCGTCACCATTCACTCCGAGATTACCAAGTCCGAGGTACGAGCTAGTCTTGGCCGAGGTGAAATCACGCCGTGCGGTGGAGGTGTCCCGGAGCTCCTGTCTTCGGACATTGACGATGCCGTGGTCATCGTTGCCCAGATGGGCCTTGAGCCCTGGGTACAGGCCATGCGAGACCATCCTGActtcgacatcatcatcgcagGTCGATCCTATGATCCGGCGCCTTACGCGGCCTTTTGTGTGCACAATGGCTTCCCGgatcttggtcttgctcaCCACATGGGCAAAATCATGGAATGCGGTGCTGTCTGCGCGACGCCAAAGAGTGCCGAGGCTTTGGCTATTGTTCGACAGGATTGCTTTGAAATCCGGCCCCTGAATCCGGTAGCCAAATGCACACCTCTTTCTGTGGCGGCACACACCATGTATGAGAAGCCCCGGCCTGACCTCCTTGCCGGACCGGGCGGGATTCTTGACGTCCGCGACTCGACGTACACACAGCTCCCTGACAGCCGGACGATCCGTGTAACCGGATCCAAATTCATCCCCTTTTCGCCCGACCAGTCCTCGCCGGAGCCAAGCGTCAGCAACACAAAGTACACCATCAAGCTTGAAGCGGCCAAGGTGACTGGTCacctcgccatcttcatcggCGGCATCCGCGACCCTATCATGCAGTCCCAGCTCAACGATTTGTTGGTGCCCATGATCAAGAAGCGCCTGCATCAAGTCTACACCTTTGACTTTGACCTCAGCTTCAAATTCTACGGCCAGACACCCCTCATACCCGGCATCGCCCCTCAACCAGCACACTTCCCCACCGAGATTGGTGTGCTGGGTAAAGTCCTGGCACAAACACCGGCGCAAGCCAAGGCTGTGGCAAACCTGGCAAAGGTATACTTTGTCCACGCCCCCTACCCAGGGCAGGTAGCCACAGCAGGGAACTTTGCCATGCCGCTCGCCCCGTGTGACATCTCTGTCGGGCCGGCGACGCAGTTTTGCATGTACCATCTCATGGAGATCGACGACCCCGTGGCATCATTCCCCATCTCTGTGCAGACTGTCGGGAGGGTGCTCGCCCCTGAGGAGATTCAAACAAA CGGGACCCACCCAAAAGAGATCTCCCCCCTTGAAAAGCTCAAGTCTTCCCGGCCGTTGTTCCCGCCTTCTTTGATTGCGCCGGAATTGACGTGTTTTCCGAAATCGGCGCTTCCGTCTTCAGTGCCGTTGTATAAGCTGGCCAAGACGCTCAGGACGAAGAACGCGGGGCCGTATTCGGTCACGTTGGACATCTTGTTTCCGACACGGGAGGTGTttgagctggtggtggagtcGGGGGTTTTgacgaggggggggttggcggagatGTATGGGATTAGGAAGGAGGATATTACAGAGTTCATGTTTTGGGAACCGGCTCTGGCGTTCAAGGCCACGTGGCctaggaggagggtgagtgggagttgggatgatgatgatgttcaTGCTAGTGGGGGCCATGTGGGGGTTATGGGaattgaggtggtggttccGGCCGGTTTTTCTCTCAACGGTGAAGCTTGGTTATGA
- a CDS encoding hypothetical protein (EggNog:ENOG503NU7U; COG:G), producing the protein MAQSPVTPVGSSLGLGDDKSFSKAGVPSDPGDGEVSDRLDVDASHSEDGDHSNGLYAHREMSLTAEERKAEKRFLLKIDFIILPLIASIYFLAALDRSDVGNAAVAGMTADLNLTAAELSFCVAFFYIGFLAFQLPGSIMVRLLTPPIQLGTALVIWGGATAIMTEANNWQTIAGLRIVVGCFEAFIQGAPLYLTFWYKPHELATRGAIFMSMTSLAGSMNGLIAYSIQTTMEGAHGRRAWRWIFLIEGVASVGFGVLIFFILPNTPEKVKRWFTEEEKKIALRRTKEAYNIPNTKISLGQLKATVRDPKTWFYCVINLAAAISQAAWGQFLPVLLNLNGYTPNEAQIMSIPVYVCAGVSAIACGYLSDRFRMRGIFVIVGLLVAAAGWLVLILSKNQQLSYAGTYFVGIGSSPCVIVMLAWMNNNVLGYTKKAGTLAIVNMIGHLGAIGVSFSFNNKPDYYLGKSLAMGSALIATCTTILFFFYLDRQNARKLANKDTVEARMLRQKTVEEVFDGHPDFMYSK; encoded by the exons atGGCGCAATCGCCCGTGACCCCCGTCGGCTCAAGTCTAGGACTTGGGGACGATAAAAGCTTTTCAAAGGCCGGAGTCCCAAGCGATCCAGGCGATGGCGAGGTCAGCGACCGTCTTGACGTTGACGCCAGCCATAGCGAGGATGGCGACCACTCTAACGGACTGTACGCCCATCGCGAGATGTCCTTGACCGCAGAGGAAAGGAAAGCCGAAAAGAGATTCCTTCTCAAGATTGACTTTATTATCTTACCTTTAATTGCATCCATTTACTTTCTCGCTGCGCTG GACCGAAGCGATGTTGGCAATGCGGCCGTGGCCGGCATGACAGCCGATCTGAACTTGACCGCCGCAGAGCTCAGTTTCTGCGTGGCCTTCTTCTACATTGGTTTCTTGGCCTTCCAGCTTCCCGGCTCCATCATGGTCAGGCTGTTGACGCCTCCTATCCAACTGGGCACTGCATTGGTCATCTGGGGCGgtgccaccgccatcatgacTGAAGCAAACAACTGGCAAACCATCGCCGGTCTCCGTATAGTAGTCGGTTGCTTCGAAGCATTCATCCAAGGCGCCCCGCTGTACCTTACTTTCTGGTACAAGCCCCACGAGCTCGCCACCCGGGGCGCAATCTTCATGTCCATGACGAGCCTGGCCGGGAGCATGAATGGCTTGATAGCCTATTCCATTCAGACGACCATGGAGGGTGCCCACGGTCGGAGGGCCTGGCGGTGGATTTTCCTTATCGAGGGTGTGGCGTctgttgggtttggggtgctCATCTTTTTCATCCTGCCCAACACGCcggagaaggtgaagaggtggtttaccgaggaggagaagaagattgcgctgaggaggacgaaggagGCGTATAATATCCCGAATACGAAGATTAGTTTGGGGCAGCTGAAGGCGACGGTTAGGGATCCGAAGACGTGGTTTTATT GTGTCATTAACCTCGCCGCTGCCATCAGTCAAGCAGCATGGGGCCAGTTCTTGCCTGTGCTGCTCAACCTCAACGGGTACACCCCCAACGAAGCCCAAATCATGTCCATTCCTGTCTATGTCTGCGCGGGAGTGTCGGCGATTGCGTGCGGGTACCTTTCCGATCGCTTCCGCATGAGAGGCATCTTTGTTATCGTCGGGCTACTCGTTGCCGCGGCAGGATGGCTTgttctcatcctcagcaaGAACCAACAGCTCTCCTACGCGGGCACATACTTTGTCGGCATTGGGTCGTCACCATGTGTGATTGTTATGTTGGCATGGATGAATAACAACGTCCTGGGCTACACGAAGAA AGCGGGAACACTAGCCATAGTCAACATGATCGGCCACCTAGGCGCCATCGGCGTTTCtttctccttcaacaacaagcctGATTACTACCTTGGGAAGTCACTGGCCATGGGATCAGCGCTCATTGCGACCTGCACGACTATTCTGTTCTTCTTTTACTTGGATCGGCAAAACGCGCGGAAGCTGGCGAATAAGGACACGGTGGAGGCGCGGATGCTGAGGCagaagacggtggaggaggtgtttgatggACATCCGGATTTCATGTATTCGAAGTAG
- a CDS encoding hypothetical protein (EggNog:ENOG503NYV8; MEROPS:MER0000440; COG:S) yields the protein MRSCSPSMRGLTVCSVVLSISLASAKPLSFRSRNDTTTAVKKISWAPCNFNVSGDPLADQIDCGSLVVPLDYTDPTSNETLTLSLLRSKAVSPSATGNKKSMLFNFGGPGYPARTTLAENAVTLHNMTGGEYDLVAFDPRGTADTITFRCYANQTERLAATASLPILDLTPGASAPNAFAENYANAVALSQRCAAYNLDPALQKNANVLTTGMVARDLMAVVDSLHTFEEEDGLLHYWGISYGSLLGATVAALFPDRMERLILDGIVNAENYYHHFGIDIDQLLSSDDAFQGVLSDCLKIGTSRCALADINSTAPELEATLLAMVDRYQSNPVAAAGKVINGKFVKEILIVIIKYPTGIVPLATVYIRSLLEGKNLDGVVAFHTALYNAVSMGDNDALTGIACSDKVIRATGPTDQKLIDDTNHMFNSTKIFGGLLAGIASQCAEWPHEGRGKYTEHWFDEEGRPRVIKTRKPILFVGNRYDPVTPVKSAVAMSSVFEGSRVLERDAFGHASIAQWSDCTAEVFRGYFGEEMVLPEDKKVCEVDVGVFDVGVFPG from the exons ATGAGATCCTGTTCTCCCTCTATGAGAGGGCTGACAGTCTGTTCAGTGGTCTTGTCAATTTCCCTAGCGTCAGCCAAACCTCTCTCATTCCGATCTCGCAACGACACCACAACCGCTGTAAAAAAAATCAGCTGGGCACCATGCAATTTCAACGTTTCAGGCGACCCTCTTGCAGACCAAATCGACTGCGGGAGTCTGGTTGTACCGCTCGATTACACCGACCCAACCTCCAATGAGACCCTCACGTTGTCTCTGCTGAGAAGCAAAGCCGTCTCCCCTAGCGCCACgggaaacaagaagagcaTGCTCTTCAACTTTGGCGGGCCAGGCTACCCGGCAAGAACTACCCTGGCAGAAAATGCCGTTACTCTGCACAA CATGACTGGCGGAGAATATGACCTCGTCGCCTTTGATCCACG CGGCACGGCCGACACTATCACCTTCAGATGCTATGCCAACCAGACCGAGCGCCTCGCAGCAACCgcttccctccccatcctcgacCTCACCCCCGGCGCCAGCGCCCCCAACGCCTTCGCCGAAAACTACGCCAACGCCGTCGCCCTCTCCCAACGTTGCGCCGCCTACAACCTCGACCCAGCCCTCCAAAAGAACGCCAACGTTCTCACCACCGGAATGGTAGCCCGCGATCTAATGGCTGTAGTCGACTCCCTCCACACCttcgaagaagaagacggtcTCCTCCACTACTGGGGCATCTCCTAcggctccctcctcggcgccaCCGTCGCCGCACTCTTCCCAGACAGAATGGAAcgcctcatcctcgacggAATAGTCAACGCAGAGAATTACTACCACCACTTCGGCATCGACATCGACCAACTCCTCTCTTCCGACGACGCCTTCCAGGGTGTGCTCTCCGACTGCCTCAAAATTGGCACCTCCCGCTGTGCCCTAGCCGACATCAACTCCACCGCTCCCGAGCTAGAAGCCACGCTCCTCGCCATGGTCGACCGCTACCAATCCAACCCCGTCGCCGCGGCCGGCAAGGTAATCAACGGGAAATTCGTCAAAGAAATCCTCATAGTCATCATCAAATACCCCACTGGCATCGTCCCCCTAGCCACAGTCTACATCCGCTCCCTCCTCGAAGGCAAAAACCTCGACGGGGTGGTGGCCTTCCACACGGCGCTCTACAACGCCGTCAGCATGGGTGACAATGACGCCTTGACGGGAATAGCCTGCTCAGACAAGGTCATCCGCGCCACTGGGCCCACGGATCAGAAGTTGATAGATGACACAAATCACATGTTCAATTCGACAAAGATATTTGGCGGGTTGCTAGCCGGGATCGCCAGCCAGTGCGCCGAGTGGCCTcatgaggggagggggaagtaCACGGAGCACTGGTTTGATGAGGAAGGACGGCCAAGGGTGATTAAGACGAGGAAGCCGATTTTGTTTGTCGGGAATCGGTATGATCCTGTGACGCCGGTCAAGTCGGCGGTGGCCATGTCAAGCGTTTTTGAGGGGAGCCGGGTGTTGGAACGGGATGCGTTTGGGCATGCGTCGATCGCGCAGTGGTCGGATTGCACGGCCGAGGTGTTTAGGGGgtattttggggaggagatggttcTGCCtgaggacaagaaggtttgtgaggttgatgttggggtgtTTGACGTTGGGGTGTTTCCTGGGTAA